GGAGAATCTGGGCAGATTCAGGCACCTGTTTGGCCATACTCACGAAACTGCCAAAAACGATGTGGACCTCATCGAACTCGGCGGCCAGATACTTCTCGATTAGTTCCGTGCCAATTTGATTGGCCAGGAAAAAATCGAAATTATTCATGGCGTCGTTCTTAGCCGTTACAATTTCATACCCTCGTTTGCGAAAAAAGGCGTTCCCCTTTTTCCCTATGCAGATCATTTTGACAGTCTTTCCCTCAGCGGCCTTGGCATCAGCCAACTTCCTGGCCTTGGTGCACAGGTTGGTATTGAAGCTACCGCACAGACCCTTGTCCGAGGTGACGAGAATGATCCCAACATTTACGATTTCTTCCCGTCGTTCGAGCAGAGGATGGACGCTGGCGTCCACCCTGGCCGTCAAATCGGAAAGAGTCTCGTAATATTTTTCTGCATAGGGACGGAAGCGCTCGATACGAAGCTGCGCGCTGCGCAGCTTGGCGGAGGCCACCATGTTCATGGCCTTGGTGATCTGCTTGGTCTTTTTGACCGCGCCGATCTTACGCTGAATGTCCCTCAGTGATGCCATTGACTACTCCTTGGTTAGGCCTTGAAACTCTTTG
This sequence is a window from Deltaproteobacteria bacterium. Protein-coding genes within it:
- a CDS encoding F0F1 ATP synthase subunit gamma, whose protein sequence is MASLRDIQRKIGAVKKTKQITKAMNMVASAKLRSAQLRIERFRPYAEKYYETLSDLTARVDASVHPLLERREEIVNVGIILVTSDKGLCGSFNTNLCTKARKLADAKAAEGKTVKMICIGKKGNAFFRKRGYEIVTAKNDAMNNFDFFLANQIGTELIEKYLAAEFDEVHIVFGSFVSMAKQVPESAQILPVAPAEEEEGDSSSEYIFEPSVEGLLAELLPRYVKVQVYRGLLDTSASEHAARMSSMDNATKNCDDLVNKLTLVYNKARQATITRELMDIVGGAEALKKG